The Mesorhizobium sp. INR15 region AGCAGCTCGATCAGCTTCAGCGCGGGACTTTCGCGCACGTCCGCGACATTTTTCTTGTAAGCGACGCCGACGATCAGGATGGCCGCCTGGCTCAGCGGCAGGCCAAGCTGCGTGTCGAGGGCTTCCGACAGCTTCGACATGACATAGTGCGGCATCGAGACGTTGATCTCGCCGGCAAGCTCGATGAACTTGGTCGACACGTCGAACTCCCGCGACTTCCAGGTCAGGTAGAACGGATCGATCGGGATGCAATGGCCGCCGAGCCCCGGACCGGGGTAGAACGGCATATAGCCGAAAGGCTTCGTCTTTGCCGCCTCGATGACTTCCCAGATGTCTATCCCCATCGCGGAGTAAATCACCTTGAGCTCGTTGACCAGGGCGATGTTGACGGCGCGGAAGATGTTCTCCGTCAGCTTCACAACTTCGGCTACCTTGATGCTCGATACGGGCACTACCTTCTCGACGATCGCCCCATAGAACAGCGCCACCAGTTTCGCGGCGACCGGCCCGTCGCCGGCGACAACCTTCGGGATGGTGGCGGTTTCGAAGCCGATGCTGCCGGGGTCTTCGCGCTCGGGCGAATAGCCGAGAAAGAAATCTCTGCCCGATTTGTAGCCCGTCGCCTCCAGTATGGGCTTCATCACCTCGTCGGTCGTGCCGGGATAGGTGGTCGATTCCAGCACGACCAGCTGATGCTTGCGCAGATGGGCCGCGATGGCGCGCGTCGTTCCTTCCACGAAGGAAAGGTCGGGTTCGCGCTGCTTTGTCAGCGGCGTCGGGACGCAAATGGATATCACGTCGCATTCCTCGAGGGCCGCGAAATCCGATGTCGCGTGGAAAGACCCGTTTGCGCTGATGCTCTGCAGCGCATCGTCGGTCACAGCGCCGATATAGGACCGCCCGGCTTTCAGCCTCTCGATCTTGCTGTTGTCGATGTCGAAACCGATCACCCGAAAGCCGGCTCGCGCCGCCACCGCGGCGAGCGGCAGTCCGACATAGCCAAGCCCGATGATGCCGACCGTGGCTGTCCGTGACTCAAGTCTTGAATGAATTGTCGCGCCGCGAGTCTGCTCGACCAAAGCCATTGTTGCCTCCATCAGTGGCGCTGGCCCGGAGCCGGCGCGCCTCATTGCAAATGACGTGAATTACGGAACAGGACGTCTGTAGCCGGCGTCATACCCCCACGTTGCCGTGGATCGCTCTGCAACTCTCGTGCCACGAGGCTTCTGCTGTGGCCGAGCCTTGCCTGGAACCGGCAAAGACAAGGGGGGCGGTGGCCGGCGCGGATCAAGTTTCCGCGGATTGTCAAGCACGCTGCTTGTGCTGGTTTCGCACACAGCTGCTTCATTTCGGGCCAGGCTAAAAAATGAATCTCAAAAAAGGCAATGATTACAATGCAGTAATTAACCACTATTGTTTATCATATTATTAACTATCAGTTGCGTTGCCTGGGGAAATCCTCGTTTCATGCGGAAGGCGCACAATGAGGGAGTGCGGCTCCCTTCTGTTGCAAGCGAGGATTGTCGCTCGATGAGCATGAACAGCAATGAAGTCAGATGCCTTATCGCGGGCGGCGCGGGGTGTCTCGGGACCAATCTAGCCCGTCGCCTTCTCGACCAGGGCGCGCATGTCGATGTCGTCGACAATCTCTCCACCGGTCGCCAGGCGAATGTCGACCGGCTGTCGCGCCACCTGAACTTCGATTTCATCAAGATGGACATCACCGATCCGGCAATCTGCCGCCGGTT contains the following coding sequences:
- a CDS encoding nucleotide sugar dehydrogenase, whose protein sequence is MALVEQTRGATIHSRLESRTATVGIIGLGYVGLPLAAVAARAGFRVIGFDIDNSKIERLKAGRSYIGAVTDDALQSISANGSFHATSDFAALEECDVISICVPTPLTKQREPDLSFVEGTTRAIAAHLRKHQLVVLESTTYPGTTDEVMKPILEATGYKSGRDFFLGYSPEREDPGSIGFETATIPKVVAGDGPVAAKLVALFYGAIVEKVVPVSSIKVAEVVKLTENIFRAVNIALVNELKVIYSAMGIDIWEVIEAAKTKPFGYMPFYPGPGLGGHCIPIDPFYLTWKSREFDVSTKFIELAGEINVSMPHYVMSKLSEALDTQLGLPLSQAAILIVGVAYKKNVADVRESPALKLIELLETRAADIAYHDPHVARIPKTRKHPTLAGKDCIRLNRDSIAAYDAVVIVTDHDGVDYGLLANHSRLIIDTRNAMQRNGIVCDRVVKA